DNA sequence from the Coffea eugenioides isolate CCC68of chromosome 9, Ceug_1.0, whole genome shotgun sequence genome:
NNNNNNNNNNNNNNNNNNNNNNNNNNNNNNNNNNNNNNNNNNNNNNNNNNNNNNNNNNNNNNNNNNNNNNNNNNNNNNNNNNNNNNNNNNNNNNNNNNNNNNNNNNNNNNNNNNNNNNNNNNNNNNNNNNNNNNNNNNNNNNNNNNNNNNNNNNNNNNNNNNNNNNNNNNNNNNNNNNNNNNNNNNNNNNNNNNNNNNNNNNNNNNNNNNNNNNNNNNNNNNNNNNNNNNNNNNNNNNNNNNNNNNNNNNNNNNNNNNNNNNNNNNNNNNNNNNNNNNNNNNNNNNNNNNNNNNNNNNNNNNNNNNNNNNNNNNNNNNNNNNNNNNNNNNNNNNNNNNNNNNNNNNNNNNNNNNNNNNNNNNNNNNNNNNNNNNNNNNNNNNNNNNNNNNNNNNNNNNNNNNNNNNNNNNNNNNNNNNNNNNNNNNNNNNNNNNNNNNNNNNNNNNNNNNNNNNNNNNNNNNNNNNNNNNNNNNNNNNNNNNNNNNNNNNNNNNNNNNNNNNNNNNNNNNNNNNNNNNNNNNNNNNNNNNNNNNNNNNNNNNNNNNNNNNNNNNNNNNNNNNNNNNNNNNNNNNNNNNNNNNNNNNNNNNNNNNNNNNNNNNNNNNNNNNNNNNNNNNNNNNNNNNNNNNNNNNNNNNNNNNNNNNNNNNNNNNNNNNNNNNNNNNNNNNNNNNNNNNNNNNNNNNNNNNNNNNNNNNNNNNNNNNNNNNNNNNNNNNNNNNNNNNNNNNNNNNNNNNNNNNNNNNNNNNNNNNNNNNNNNNNNNNNNNNNNNNNNNNNNNNNNNNNNNNNNNNNNNNNNNNNNNNNNNNNNNNNNNNNNNNNNNNNNNNNNNNNNNNNNNNNNNNNNNNNNNNNNNNNNNNNNNNNNNNNNNNNNNNNNNNNNNNNNNNNNNNNNNNNNNNNNNNNNNNNNNNNNNNNNNNNNNNNNNNNNNNNNNNNNNNNNNNNNNNNNNNNNNNNNNNNNNNNNNNNNNNNNNNNNNNNNNNNNNNNNNNNNNNNNNNNNNNNNNNNNNNNNNNNNNNNNNNNNNNNNNNNNNNNNNNNNNNNNNNNNNNNNNNNNNNNNNNNNNNNNNNNNNNNNNNNNNNNNNNNNNNNNNNNNNNNNNNNNNNNNNNNNNNNNNNNNNNNNNNNNNNNNNNNNNNNNNNNNNNNNNNNNNNNNNNNNNNNNNNNNNNNNNNNNNNNNNNNNNNNNNNNNNNNNNNNNNNNNNNNNNNNNNNNNNNNNNNNNNNNNNNNNNNNNNNNNNNNNNNNNNNNNNNNNNNNNNNNNNNNNNNNNNNNNNNNNNNNNNNNNNNNNNNNNNNNNNNNNNNNNNNNNNNNNNNNNNNNNNNNNNNNNNNNNNNNNNNNNNNNNNNNNNNNNNNNNNNNNNNNNNNNNNNNNNNNNNNNNNNNNNNNNNNNNNNNNNNNNNNNNNNNNNNNNNNNNNNNNNNNNNNNNNNNNNNNNNNNNNNNNNNNNNNNNNNNNNNNNNNNNNNNNNNNNNNNNNNNNNNNNNNNNNNNNNNNNNNNNNNNNNNNNNNNNNNNNNNNNNNNNNNNNNNNTCATATTACTCTGTATGTCGCTCATCTTCTTCCGACCCTTCCTCATCAATTTCATCAGCACCATCATCCTCATCGCCACCCCCTTCTTCCGCAGATTGATATTTCAACTCTTCATCGTTATCAGGACCCTGGTGCATTGTATGTATTTTTTGCTgcgatttttttcctttgtccaATGCTACAGCCCCAGACGATGCAGCTTTTGCTCTCGGATGAGAAGAGAGCATTTCTGCAATCTTTAATATCTTTCGTTGGCTACTAACAGCAATGTTATATAGCTCATTTAGCTCAGCCTGTAGTTACATGACGACATTACCAATCCATAAGCTATTCACATGTTCTCAAGAATAGAATAGAATACAGAATGGATACAATTACCTGGTGTCTAAGTGAAAATTCCTAATTTAACTGTTGTACTACTGGCATAATACGTTAAGTGCAAGTTCTATAACATGTAGTAAAATGGTCACAACgaaaattgcattttcatttatttataacATGATTATCCAAAAGATCACTACATTTATGTTTTACACTATGGAATTTAATTAAAGATAACTTATTTGTTCAATATAATATTGGGATTGGTTTCATATATTAACATATAATTGTATGTTTTACAAGTGTGTACGTTATTTTGACCCATACTGTTGACATTAATATGCAGTGATTACGTCAATATTTATATAAACTTCGTTAACCATGGAATAGGCCCACTTACACCAATATCAGTATACCCGTTGTCCATCATCATCCCTACCAAATCTGGGGTTAATTCAGTAGCCTACACACCATATTCATTCTCTATCGAATCATGTGGTCCAACCTTtaacatcaaatttaatcaATCATTTCAATATGCAAGCCACGTAATACATATACAAACTTTTTATGTGATGTGTGTTAAACAATAAATAACATGTTGccagtttttcttttccataagCCCCAAGATTTTTAATCTCCAATGCATCCCTTTCAGAGATCACAGCATTTGTCCATGCCTTTGCTATTTGTATAGTCCTTGACATTTTATGTTTTAGTATTTTCACTCGATCAAGATAATGAATCTGCAATAAAATAGAGCAATTAATTCAATTACAGCCTTCCTTTAGTGTATGCCTCATTGTACACGCATTCATTTGAGCATAATCTAATCAATCCTTCACACTAACTTGAAGAGAACATGGAAATGCAGACAGTAGTTTACATACACGCAAAAGTGATTTATCGTTGCGTCATCTAACCATTAAATTAGACTTCAATCATGACTACTAGTACCTAATCTTACCAGTAGAACGAAGATGCATTCGCCAACGTATTGGTGCtacttttcactttttttttgtacCTCTAGCACCTTATTACATAGTACGATCCTAACATACTCAACCTAGTTAAATGTTGCCACCTTATTAACCAATTGCGTACAGGTTCAAAACCTTATTTTGTACTCAACCCTAGTGCTTGGAGCCAATAGACATCCACAAGCAAATGCAACAAATAGTCGTATGAATTCTTCTCCTGCATTCATGGCTATCAACTCATTCGGCAGCCCTTTCCATTTATATGTCCTGCGACTTGGTCCGGTTCCCCTAACCTCACTAGTGTCAGTGTCTCCAACTAGAACGGTCATTTGGGATCCTTAGGATTAAACTAATATCCTTTGATGTTAAAGGTAGCATACCATCTCCATGTAGATTGAAACAACTCAATGTCGGATTAAAGTTATCGACTAACCAGGTAGTTATGCCATTAGGAATCCAGTGAGACTGTATGTCTAGCAACCCTCCAAGCCTTATGTCTCTAATTTGTTGCTTCTTTGTTTAATTGATTCGTAAAATTAAACATAACATCTGCTTTGGTGAGCAACGGATAGTGTAATTCTGATTCTACACTACTTTTTAGATATATGCATTAGGCACGAATAGACTTTCATGAAGTGTTTGATGAATCATGACGTGTATTTACCTTAACCTGAACCCGTGCTTTTCGCACTATCAATTTTACAAGACGTTCCATTTCTTTCTCGtactcttctttctctttcaaaTACTCCTCCTTTCGCTTCCTCACATTTTCCTCACTCAACTTATTATATGCTGCACGGACAATGTCATTGTACTGCATTGAATAAACAAAGTCAAAAGACACGTTAAATTAAACCTAAAACAATTGTTCATTTCACTATTTTTTCCTTAACCTAACCATCAGTTGAATGATTGTAGTGTTTATTTTGCTAGACCAGCATACCTCTTCATCTTAACACCCTTCGTCGAAACCATACGTTGATACTCTTTCCTGTCCACATTCAAAACTCCAAAGTTATTTGTGTTATTTAgtaacattatttttttctcaaattcaatGATCTTGCTTGAACTTCATCCATGGATTCAATGGTGGGACTGGTTCTGTGACATCGCTTATTCCTGCTGTCTGTATTTCTTCCTCTCCACCTAAACGATCATACCTTTTATTGGTTCTTTTCCTTCTCATCCGGCCCCTGCATTATCAACATTGTAATGCATTATAATGATGACAAATCCAACTTGCCATGACCATACACAAGCACTGGCCACTTATCTATTCAATGATTTGGGTGGTGCCTCTTGTTCTGTTCCACCAATTGTTTCAACTAGTTCTTCTCTGTTTGCTTCCTGACGTGACCTTCTTGATCGCGTTCTTCACACTTAAACTAATGTTTTTTTACAAATAAATTGCACtttagttccaaaatttcatttccagCCACATGCATAATATACGATGAAGTACTGCTAAGCATAATATATGAGTTTCAAATATTAGTCACACTAGCTATAATACAaattgtaacattttttttcaCACTGAGTAAGTCATTCTTCGCAGTTTGTTATTTATTCCAACTAGCATTAATCAACATAATCTGTTGTCCTTCCTATCAAATTTTGCTTGAGATCAACTTCTTTTTCTATTTATCATGCTATTGTACAATACCAATGAAGTAGCACATGGGGGCAAGCAATTTTACAGTATGTTGATGTAATTTTACAGAGCAGTTCTATTACTGTCACTTCTGACCTACTGTGTGTAACAGCTATCAAACATAATAACCAACCACAATAATTACTGTACTAGTAATCTTCCTTTCACAATTTGTTTGCCACCGTGCAAAGTTTCTTGTTAATTATGCCTAATTTAGTCATATCATAATCTATTCTCCTATTTATCAAGTTCGATGCAATCAACTTCTCCTTTATTTATCACGTTATTCAACAATACGAATGAAGTAACAAACCCGTGGAACAATTTCAAAGTATGTTCAGCCAATTTTACCGAACACTTCTGAATCACTGCGTGTAACAATTATCCAACATGATGTGCACCCACAATAACTAACAAGATTCGTAACCATTTTTCCACACTGAGTATACCAAACTtcataatttattattttttctgccACATATTGTCAAATTATAACCTACTCTCCTACTTATTGAGTTCCATGCAATAAACTTGTCTATCTAAGCACTGTGCTAGTATATAATTTCAGTGGAGTGACAATCACATTCTTGCAATTTCAGATTATGTTGGGGCAATTTTACACACCATTCTGAAGGTGTCACTAGTACTCGTTGCATAAACGAGTTATCCAACATGATGTGCAACATAATACCTATCAAGACATGTAAACTTGTTTCCACATTGAATATGCCAAACTGCACAGTTTGGCATACTTTCTACCTGCCATTGTCAACTTATAATCTTCTGTCCTACTTAGCATGTTCGATGCAAGCGACTTCTTCTTCTACTCCCCGTGCTATTGTACAATTCCAATAAAGTAACAAACACAGGGTGCCAAATTCGCATAATTTTGTGACAATTTCACACACCACTTCTGATGGTGTCactgttgacccattgcatgCAACAGTTATCAAACTTCATCTCCAAACACAATACCTATCATGACTTCTAACCTTTTTTCGACACTAAGTATACTAAACTacatagtttgttatttattcTACCTACCATTCTTGAAATTCAAAATACTCTCCTACCTACCAAGTTCGATGCGATCCACTATTCATTTCTTTTCTATTCATTCTTGTGTTTATAGtatgaagtaaaaaaaaatgaggcATCATATTCATGATTTGTACACATGTTCATCTCCCTAACCCTTCTCCTTTTATACTTTTTTATTCTATTTCCTTTTATTGTTTGGTGGACGGACCTTGATTTAACTTCATTAAATTAAGAGATTTCACTTTACATCTGCATAACAATTTCACTCCATGTTAGTATTCTTTCACACAAATTAATACATTTCCAACATGCTATAAACGGCGCCCTTAAATGAAATATCTTGTAACCATTTCACTTCACTTTGTATGTTTCCCTCAACAGCATGTACCATCTTAGAAGCCCATATCATGTTTAATCTCCATTCAGGCACTGTTATGTAACAAAACCTACACCAACTTCATGCACAATAACCATAACAATCCCCAACCCATGCATGCGATTTTGCAAGCACTTGGTGTACAAAATTTTCAATACCTTTCTTTCTCTATGTTGGTAATTATAATACCTATTATGTGCAACCGAAGGTTCCAACGTATTATCCATTTTCCATTGTATTAAACAATTACTTCAACCAAAACTGCAACAAGTATAATCAGTCCATTTGTTCACAACGATATATACAGCAAAAGACAACTACAAGTCAAATTGATCCACAATTTATGTGATACCATTACTGTTTTCTTACCTGTGTTTCTTCTGGTCTATCTTTTCTCCAGATCTCCCAACCTTGTACTTCACAATTCCTGTTCACCTTACTCAAGCCCTTTGATATTTGAGTACCAATCCTAAACTCTCTCCTTCTGCCACTAGTTATTGCTTCTCCTCTCCGTGATTTCCTTCGCAGCCACTCTATTTCCAATTCTGCAATGTTATTTTCCCcttacttttctttcttgctctGTTTTGTAGAATTGTGCAAACAAATATGTGAGGATTATTTTGGAAGAAGTGCCACTTACCTTTTCGTTTTGACTATTCAGTTGCACGGGAATAGACCGACGCTTCATGACACGGTCCATCaagtctttttctttttatttttttcgtttTTCCTCAGCACGATGTCGTTCTAGTCCCTACTGAAGCTTTTCTGACGTGGCTTATTGTGGTCCATTCGTTGGACCTTGTGAGGAGACCGTCCAAGAGTGGGACCGCTCCTGCCCGGTTCAAACACCGGATCATCCATTTTTGCATTCGGTGAAAGAGGAAAACATGTGCACATGATGCACGCTAACAAGGTTGAATGCTAGAAGCCATCTGTAATAGCAATAGTACGCCTTACAACTTTCTTGGTACTCTGCAGACAGGGCACAAGGGACATAAAATCCGGAAAAGTTAACCAAGGGGAATCATCAACTGCTCCTGATGGGGAAATCATTTCTGCTCTCACCCACTTTGACACCCtccaaattttgtcaaaaacATACATCAATTCTACCCCGTAATTATCCTAAAGTTTCATACTTTAGGAGTTCCAATGCAAATTTGGACTCCTTCAGGGGTTGCAGAGATGGGTTTTGTAGCATACCATCTTTTAAAGCAATGCCCACAAGAAGATTATGCAGCAAGGCCTCTGTATTTTCTGAAGTTTCAAATCAAAAGCAGTTCTTTAAAGTTGGTGCTGAGTCAACTGGGCCAATTCCTTCCAAACAGCTTCTCCAAGTTGTTCAAACTGCTGCTGAGACTGGTGCTAAGGTTTGATTCCATATAACTCTTGATTTTTTACGACTTGTCAATTGTGTAGAAAAACCAGTCTCAAGGTGAATATAGGATCAGTGCTTTATTGTCGTTTCTTTCTTGGAGAAATTAGTTGTTTGGCAGCAGTTAATTAAGTTTGTTGGATGTGAGATTTCAATTGATGGCTCTATCTGTATCTGCCGATTTTGCCCACTATCCGTTAAGTTGTTAATGATGTAGAATTTTACCTGTACAGCATTTCCAAGGCTAGCTGTGGATTCAGTAGCTTTTTCTGTTCTTTAAGGAAATTAGTAGCCTTATTACCATCTAAACTGGAATTGTTTAATTGAAAGTGATATCGAGTTCCTTTACGTTGCCACTAGGGAATGAGGGGATGATATCCATTCCCAAAGTCAATTATTAGGTGTTACAAAAAGTGATGGATGGAATGGCCAAGAAAACCATCTCGTGTTTTCTGGCAACTGTACTGTTATAAATTGTTGATCGTAAGTCCTTGCAACTTTTAAATGCACCAAGGCCTTTATAACAATGCCaaatagaagaaaattttgactgCAAAAGTTAACCCTATGAGGCCTTGCATGCTTTTATAGAAGGATTCTCTTAGAAGGTTTCCCAATAATTTTTGCCAAGGTATTTTCTTGATCAAGGTATGGTTAAATAAAATTGCTTAGACCTGGATTTTAATGTCTTTCTATTGGAGTGAATTAAGAGTATTTGGTAAGTGTAGCAGACAGGactggaaaaataaaaagatgatcagGACTCTTAAGAGTTGATGGGATACTGCTTTGTAAAGATGTAACGTGAAGACATGCTTACCTGTGGGCGAAAAAGAAACAATCTGTATTTCATGAAATAGCATTGATTGGTTCTGGTAATAATCTTGTTCAGATTGTTGCTAATATGGGCTTGTTCGTGCAGTATGATAGTTGGAATAGATACGTAAGCCTGAAACATTGTTATAATTAAGTTAATTTAATGATCTTATATCCATATTTGTCAAGTTAGTAATGATCCAACAGAAtatattattttccttttttgtttcatGCCATTTTTGCGTTTTAATCTCTTTGAGCGACTGAGTCATTTGCATTCAAGAATGCTTTGTTGGTTCTATTTGTGAGATGCAGGCCAATATTTGTAAATCCTGGATGTAGGACAGAGATGGGGAAAATTCCACcaatcttaaaattttttttttttttttggcatcaaGACAATTTTTTTATACATTGTGGTTTCAATGTTCTTTCAATGGATGACCATGAATAGAATTAATctgctatttttttttcccaaaatgCAGTTGCATGGCATGTTTTACGTTGAAATCCTTTTGCCTCTAGATGACTTTACCATTGCTTACAGATGAATCAGTGAAAAAATGCTTCTGAtcttcattttcaaaattttattttcttccgCTTTGTCAACATCAGTCTATAATCCCTGTCATTATCCTTCATTCTGAGCACATAGGTTCCGCTTTCCATTGTTTTTAATTGCTTTAAATCACTACTATTTTCTGATTTCTGAAGAAAAGCAAGATCATTTCTGGATATCTAATTAAGCTTTCTTAATTCATTTCAGGTTGTAATGGATACTGTGAACAAGCCTCGAACTATTGCCTACAAAATAGGACTCAGCGATCTGGTGACTGAGTAAGAATTATAGAGTACCTATGCTTTTGTGCTTTAGACCTCtgttaataaaaaattatgCATATTTAAGCAATTCTTTTGATTGTTTAGTTACtatttgaaattgattgtgTTATGATTGGTTGCTTGTTTAAGAGTTGCTAAAACTGATGTATATGTTAGGTAGTAAGCATATTTTACATTAGGATCACAATGCAGTTATTTTTATCCAAATTCCATGTCAAGCTTACCCTAGTggggtgattcttgatgcatgtATTACACATATCCCTTTTGTGTTTAAACTATATCATAACTGGAGGGCACAGGTGCAGCTGTATGATATCTTAacgtccttttttttttctgggagAAATGCCGTTTATCATGCAATCATAAAATTTCTATCTTTGTAGTGTGTGTTGTACCCATGCGTTAACCTCTATCATGATTAACCTATCAATACTCCCTGTAGAGAGATGCCGTTGGATTGAACTAACTTATTTGTGATTTTCTGGCTGCTTTCGTTTATTTATAGCTATTGTTATTGGCACCTTGACTTCCTATCTGCACTTTGTGCCCAACCACGAAAAGAATACATAAACATTCTTCTTACGTTGTTCGCACTATGATTTCCATCCATTCTGTTCACCTAGTTATGGCTATTGTTTTCAACATAGACcaaaatgaactcaaaaaagTGTAATACAGCATTTCCAGTCCAAGACTACTGAAACTCTATCACTGGGGTCTTCCTAATCCaccaaatcaaaatttttttatgtatATACATAAAATGTTAAACATTCTACAGGTGAAATATGTGATCTATTCTAAtttaacattttcttttttgatgTCTTTCGTCtctttgattaaaaaaattgaatttgttTAACCAGACACTGATCATCTTGTTAATGCTTCAGAGACCAAATTCGTTGAACAATTTCATATTTGCTTTGGCAATTTCTTATCCTAAAATGCATCCGTACTAGATATGCTTTGTCTTATTTCTGTACTTGATCTCAACTTTCAAAGTTGTtatctttcttgatttttatttttttgttatttgttttctAGCTCTGGTTCTTCTGCTGTTATAGTTATGTTTCTCTACTTTTGACATGCTATATTACCCTCACTTCTATGCATTTTCTGCTTAGGGCATGCTTTATTATTTAGATGAAAGAGTTTCTCTTTAATTGCTCAGTATCTTTATCTTAATTTTACAGTTTGTATTATTGCATGTCAGTTCTACAATTCTCTTATATTCCTATTGTCATTTTTTTGAAGCAGTCTTATTCCTAATTTTGCATCTTTATTTATTGTATTGAATTCTTATCCAGCACAGATAAAATGAGTGAGGCTGCTATTCTAGATGTTGTCAGGAATAACTTCCAAGATCACCTAATTCTTGGTGAGGAGGGAGGGCTCATAGGAGATTCTTCCTCTGATTACCTTTGGTGTATCGATCCTTTAGGTTTGGCTCATAAATCTGTTAATTTGTCTACATACAGATTTACATGATATTTATCCTGAATTCCTTATCTTTATGGAACTTGACTAGACTATTGCAAGCTACTTGAAGTGGTTTTCCGTATGGTTACCTATATCTTTCCTGACAGTGCGGTCACTTTACATTTTGGACCATCTTCTTGTGTCTATGTGATAACATCATTCCATCTTTTGGCTTATCATTTCCATTGTGTGATGTAGTTTGTTTATCTAATTTTACTTTCCTGTTTCTTTACTTGCTTATCATGTATAAGGGCTTGTTCTCAACAGCTTAAAACAAGTTATAAGCTGTTTTAGTAAGCAACTTGAGTTGCATTTGGAAACATCTTTTAGCTTTtcagaaaatgaaaacaaatcCATACTTAGAATTTTTATAACAAATTCTCAATATTAACTTGTTTATTAATATCACAAAGCTGCTTATACCTTATTTTGAGCTTTGGAGAACAAAGCCACAAACAGAGTTTGCCTGTGATGTTGTCAGACTGCAGCATAACTTGGCTAGAAATTGAGCATTAGTACAGTGCTGGGCATAAATTTTATATTCACCAACCCCAGAATCTAAGTCTTTGCAAAGAGAGCCTTGAACCGGAGCATTCCATCAACAAGAGAGCATGCAAAAATTCTTGAAAGCATGAAAACTGACATGCCTTGGTGGAATTCGTAAAATATTTCTTGCTGATTTATTCCATGAATTCTAGTACCAGCGTATTGAGTGTCATAGTTTTGAGGGCTCCCTGTAGGAGTAATTTGAATGCTTCATTTGAAAAGCTTTTAATTTTTCATTGCTCAAATACAACTATGTTTTCTAGTTAGTTTGGCTTTTTGCTATCCTGTTCCACAGACTACTTAAAGACGTAGTAGCATCTGTTCTTGGtgctatatttttatttttatttttttagttctAGGTGCTGCTATACTGCTTTCTCTCTATATGAAAGGATTATTCAGCTTACCTCTTTTCCACAATGTAGATGGGACCACAAACTTTGCACATGGTTATCCTAGCTTTTCTGTGTCTGTTGCAGTATTGTTTAGAGGCAAGCCAGCTGCCGCCACTGTGGTAAGCAATGGAAGAGCTTATTCTATCGCATTGACATAAGCTTATTTTCATTTGTTAAGTTGGAGTTACTAGATTAGCACATGGTATCTTTCTTTATAAATTTGCTCATTTGTGTCAGCCTAACATTTTTTAAACATGTGTTTGGTACAGTTAAATGACAGTTTAAGTCATAGGCGCACTAGGTTGTGTCAGAACCTGAATTATGTGTTTGCTTAGTAGCAATTCATAAACCTGAGAGACTAAGCTGTAATTTTTGAAATACACCACTGCTTTGATCCTTATTTTTTGTGTATACCACATAAACTCAAGTTTCTTTCATATTCTGACCCGTTGGACTTGGCAGCTATAAGTAGGCTGCCTCCATTTTGACTGAAATTGAATCAGAAAGGCTGCCCCatggggggtttttttttttggggggggggtggTGTTATGGCTTAATCAGATATCAAAAATGAGAGGGAGAGTATCAGAGAGTAGGGAGAGAAGAGAATCAGAAAAGAAGACAACGAAAAGACAGTGGAGAGAGGAAAATGGGAGAGATTGTATTTGAGAAAAGAGGAGAAATTACATCTGACAATAGCCTCCATGATACATTCAGTTGCTTATTTATGAAGCTAGCTTGACTATACAATCCAGCTACTACAGCAAAAACGACTAACTGAATTCCATCTAGCTGTAACTAACTCTACTATGTGGCTACAAAAACTGATTCTGTCAACTGTCTAACTAACGAGCTAATCATCTGATGATCAAGGTTGAGGATCACTGATTGATCAGCAGAATCCATCACGGGCCATAAGAAGGGGAGGATGAAGAGAATGAGAGAATGAACCTGGAGATAGTGCGATGTATAGTCAAACTAAATTAGAGCAACCAAATCAAAGTTTAAGTGTTAAACTATTTAAAGTTTTAACTCCAGTCAAACTAATTTAGCCTCCACCTGCCTGGttgaaaaatagatttttaAACAAGCTTGTGCTGCATGTCTTGATTTTCGTCTAGATATTTTGAAAAAGATCTCATTAATCTCaataggaaagaaaaaaaaaatcatcaagaatGACAATTTCCAATGCTAAATCCACAGGAAGActtaacataaaaaaaaatttagttgaTGAATCAACTGGAATGTTAATAAAGTTTTGAAGGTGGCTGTCTATGACTTCTGTGGCTATAGCCATGCTGATTTGTATCTTGACTGAATCCACAGGTAGATATCATTTTTCTGAAGCTAAATTTGAAAGGAACTGCACATGTACTTCTTGAGTGGATTTGTCTTCTCTCTAGACATTTTTCAGAGGAGCTTTTACGGGAAACTTTGTGGACATATTGTGAAGTTGAAAGCTAATGAAGCTTTTTCTTTGGTGGCCATCATGGTGATTCTGTGGGTTATTAACGGGTTTTTTAAGTGAAATTTATGTCAGTGAACTCACCTTCTTACGAACAATTTGGATAGGAACCTTTGGGGGGAATTTCGGATGTATCCTCATTGAAAGAAGCAACTTGAGTCGGTATCCGCCAATTAATACACCTTTACTGAAGCAActtttaaggaaaacaaagatttTAATCCTATTGCCGACATAGCAATCATACACCATTGTTCCATCTATTTAAGCAATAGCAAGTAGGCAAGTCACGGAATTTACTAGTATTGTCACATACTCTCATATTCTCTTGCATTAGTTGCACAAACTGTATGCATTTCTTTGCTTGTGATCTGCTGGTAGCAAGTAGTGAGCCATGGCTTACTTCATTTCTTCCCAAGACAGCCAGTTCCTCGTGAGTTTGTTTTAAGAGTCAGTAGGTAGGATAGCTCAGAAGTAAGGATAGGGTTGTGGTTAGGAGTAAAGTC
Encoded proteins:
- the LOC113782140 gene encoding uncharacterized protein LOC113782140, encoding MDRVMKRRSIPVQLNSQNEKYNDIVRAAYNKLSEENVRKRKEEYLKEKEEYEKEMERLVKLIVRKARVQVKIHYLDRVKILKHKMSRTIQIAKAWTNAVISERDALEIKNLGAYGKEKLAELNELYNIAVSSQRKILKIAEMLSSHPRAKAASSGAVALDKGKKSQQKIHTMHQGPDNDEELKYQSAEEGGGDEDDGADEIDEEGSEEDERHTE
- the LOC113783055 gene encoding phosphatase IMPL1, chloroplastic-like, coding for MGKSFLLSPTLTPSKFCQKHTSILPRNYPKVSYFRSSNANLDSFRGCRDGFCSIPSFKAMPTRRLCSKASVFSEVSNQKQFFKVGAESTGPIPSKQLLQVVQTAAETGAKVVMDTVNKPRTIAYKIGLSDLVTDTDKMSEAAILDVVRNNFQDHLILGEEGGLIGDSSSDYLWCIDPLDGTTNFAHGYPSFSVSVAVLFRGKPAAATVVEFVGGPMCWNTRTFSAASGEGAFANGEKIHVSQTDKVEKSLLVTGFGYEHDDAWATNIDLFKEFTDVSRGVRRLGAASVDMCHVAFGIAEAYWEYRLKPWDMAAGVLIVEEAGGAVSCMDGGKFSVFDRSVLVSNGVLHAKLLERIGPATERLKNKGIDFSLWYKPENYRTDI